DNA from Ficedula albicollis isolate OC2 unplaced genomic scaffold, FicAlb1.5 N00439, whole genome shotgun sequence:
cCTTTGGGCAGATCTCTGCTGTGGCactctgggagcagccaggggggAATGCTGAGCCCCTGGGCCATCCTGTCCGTGCTGGCTGTGCcggtgccagcccagctctgggcacgcGGGATCGTGGTTGCTCCAGGGAGCACAAGCCACGGGTGTGTCTCCCCTCCAGACACattcctggctggcagcagtggcctTGGTGGTTGCGTCCCCTCTTTCCAGCCAcattcccagctggcagcagggcatTCGACTGTGGAAAGGACCCATGGCACCACCAAGTGGGTCCTTGATCAGCAGCGGGGAGGGACAGAGACCATGTTTTCCATTGAGAGACTCTGTAAGGCTCTGAATGTGATAAGCTTCCtaaattgctctttctctgAGCTGTCCTCCCCTGTACTCTGGCACTGTCGAAATTTGGCCCAAGACAAGCTCGATGAGAAGCCGCTGGTGCTGATCAAAGACTCTGAGACCCAACAAATAGGAGGGCCTTTTCCACTGATTTCCTGGGGAAGGGGGTGTGCCTGTGTGTCAGCCCCATCTGGCCCAAGATGGCTCCCAGGGAAATTCATTCAACCATATTTAGGGCCAACAAACACTGTCTCCACCGAAACTAACAAAAATACTTGGGAGTCCAACACTACAGGACGGAAAGACCAGAGAGAAAGCTCCCTGgagacagaaatgctgcctAACACGGCTCCTATCAATACCAGAACAACCTGTCACCCAATCTCAAACAACACTTACctccaaaacaaacatttcctcAAAAACAAGACTGCAAATCAAAGGCTAGGCACTCCCTAGCCACTGCTTCTAACCCCGGTTACACCGCCCTGGTTATACCCCAAATACCCCTGTACTTACCTTTGTTATACTTACCTTCCCGCACCAGTCCGTGTTCTCCCTTGACCCTCCCTGTACAACCTACCACCTACCACCCTgcctttcatgtttttatttcaagaaaaagggaggagagaacGGGCATCACATAAGTTACAGGAcgaagaaagaaataattcctttccCTTACCCCAAAGATCTAATAATGTCTGTCTTTACCTCAACAGATGACCCATTCCCAGCAAAAAGGTAAGACATCTACTCCACAGCCGTCCTCGCACTGCTCTGGATACTTTTTGCCCAACCAACAACACCTGGATGATCATCCCTCAACCTAAATAGAATGTTTGGATAATCCTGATGAAGACAGTTCAACAGGACAGCTTATGCTCGGCCAAGGAAGATCTCGGTGATGCACTCTCCACGTGCCTGGTGAGAATTCCATTAACAACAAAGGATTAGCCTTCTGCAGGTAAGGCACCCAACCCAGTGGAACCCTGGGATGAGTGGAGAAGGATATGGCtagtgttgggggttgagtgttttttctattactgtgtcaatttaaagaatttttcccattatcatgccaatggagaTGGCTGGGTTACTCCCAGGAGCtatgatggctctagacaaagggggtaggtgggggaagctcccggaaggggactggtgattcggaggagctgggaggagggaccccccgtctccagcccacgcggccgaaggcaggagagccagagcctctgcggtcagctgccctgcatctccccgttccagcctcctgcctctgcggacactgctgaccacctggacacagacggtgagcgaggagctgccctctaCAGCCCGtccccacggggggggggggggggggggggggggggggggggggggggggggggggggggggggggggggggggggggggggggggggggggggggggggggggggggggggggggggggggggggggggggggggggggggggggggggggggggggggggggggggggggggggggggggggggggggggggggggggggggggggggggggggggggggggggggggggggggggggggggggggggggggttatctctgcctcagagtccttgattcaaacaattataatacttggggggagtggaattaaggtctctattttaaaggaaaacttctgcctttattggcagataccggtcctccaaaccaggacaggccAGGTAAAGGATGTAGGCAGTGATGGGTTTCATGGTGTTCTTCTGGGTGTGGAACCCAAGGACCCAGATGACAGCTGCGTTCCCACAGAACACAGAGCCCACAGAGGCGGAGTAGCAGTGTCACACTGTGTATGGCCATGTTAGTGACATCTATCTCACAGAGATTGTCTCCTTCAGTGGGtgaggcaggagatggggacaCAGAGGTCACCTCCATGGATGGACACGGGGCAGGCAGTGGGATGTGGCCCCTGGCTGTGGTCAGCGTGGATGGGAGTCAGTGGTTGGAGAATCCACGGATGGACCATGGggctccacagcagctccctgcagtgggaagaaTTCAGTGGGGATGAGTGAGATGTGCAGGGGAGAAGGACAGTGGGAGTCGTGGGTGGAGAGAGGAAGGATTTAGTGGAGAGGAATGAGACGTGCAGGGGAGGAGGGCGGTGGAAATTGTGGGGTAAGAGAGGGAAATGAGTGGGTTGGGTTGTTCAGCAGGGGATGCAGAAGGAAAGCTCAGGGCAGATGACAGAGGACCTGGAGAGGGCACTGTGGTCGCCAGGAGAGGGTGGCAGGAgtagagcagctgctggaggagaggaaggtgggggaggaaggaaggaaaacattccaCAGACCTGTTCactgtgaggcagcagcaggcaaagGGGGTCTGTGCAGATCAGTGGTGCTTCCTGCTAACTCTTGATCCTTTGggaatccctgtccccaagtggATCCTCCTAGGTCAGTACCATGCAGAAGAATATTCTCAGATCACCAGGAGCTCCTCACCGCCGTCCATCTGGCTGGTCTATGTATCCTGTCCTGGTGTTGCTCCCCAAGCATTTGAGAATGAAATGATTTCACACCTTTGGCTACATCAGAATGCCAGAGCTTTAGGGATACtgatcttgatttttttttttctccacaagaCTAATTCATTGTGAATGACTCCATATTTCCTCCTAATAAGAAACACTCCTTCCCAGGAGAATGTCCATTCTCTGTCTGCCTTCCCTTTCCCAACAGATTtctaccaattttttttctccacaaaacTAATTCATTGTGAATGACTCCATATTTCCTCCTAATAAGAAACACTCCTTCCCAGGAGAATGTCCATTCTCTGTCTGCCTTCCCTTTCCCAACAGATTTCTACCAtttcttgtttctcttcctgGAAGGGTCattgctcctccagcagcagagggatgatggtggtgctggtggcatTGTaatgctggcagtgctggtgaggCAGCTGGCTGCTTGTCAGATACAACTCCCGATGTGGGAATAGCTCCAGGATCATTGCCAAAATGTGCCCTGGGCCTAAGAAAGTACATCTGAGCTGCTCCCCATTCTATCCCCATCTCATTCTCATCTCTGcagcccatccccatccccatgcTGCTGTCCATCTTCACCCCATCCTATTACATCCCACAGGTTTTCCAGAAGGCAGCTGGTCCCCCACTCCAAGGGTGTtgggtcaggctctgctgtcctccagtggggagatttgggattgCTGGCATTCAGACTGCCTCCAACCCCCTTCTGACAGTCTCCTGACCCCTCCAAAAGTGCCTCCAACAGCCCACACTGTCTCTGGGGCTCCCTTTTTCCCAACAAACAGCCCcgatcctgctctgctccacctTGGACCCCGGCAGTGTCTCTGCTCTTCATGGCTGTTGAGTTCTAGGAcccaggagggaggaggaaagcccAGCTCCAATGTGCTCTTCAGGAGAACACAGGATGGTAAACGTGGCTGGAGCCTGTGGAGAAACAGATGAAGAGGCCTGAAGTGGTTTTTGGGGTGAGTTCTGTGGCAAGAAGCAAGAACACATGGCCAAAGGAATAGTTCAAGGCAAGGTTCCCTTTAATATGGCAGTACTCCGTAAATACAGTCACAGAAGATTCCTCTGGATGGTACTCCAGGGCTGTGAAAGGACTTTGACAAGGAGGTGAATACATGGAAATAAGTCCTAGGAGAGTGATGTTTATCTATTGGgtaagaaacacattttaatgaCTGTGTGTGCATGCAATGGATGAAACCTGTTGTAAAGTCTCACCATAAGCAGAACAAGGAGAGATCCTTCTGTGTGTCCATAGAggtgaagaaattccttcttCATAATGCTTCCCATTGTGTTAGAATGTTCATTCTGGTTGGTTTTGGTAGCACTCCACATTCCATTGCCCCTTCTTTCCTCATCGCATCCCATTTGGGACATTTGAGATCAACAGCACCCAGACCATTCCTGACCTCCTCCAGACCCTTCCAGAACCCTCTGACCCTTCCAGACACCACTGACAACCtgagtcctgccctgggaccaCCTGGTCCCCTAGGAAAGCcgtgctccttccctgctccacctAGGAGCATGAGCAGTATCTCTGCTTCTCCCAGATATTGATGCTGTTACACCTTAAAATTAACAATTTAGCCAAGGAATAACACTTAACACCATTTAGCTGAAAAGGTATCTCATGACTTAACCTGGCTTACAGGCCTGACTCACTCAGATGTCTCGGGTGGTAAAACACCTGAGAGAGCAGCATTGCTCCCACATCTGCCATGGCAGATGCAcacatgtgtgcacacagacagaGCCAGTGCAAGGTCCCTGTGAGAAATTCCCCTTGGAGGCAGGGAAATGCTCACTGTGGATCCGTTTGCATCTCCTCACTGTGCcaggggcggggggggggggggggggggggggggggggggggggggggggggggggggggggggggggggggggggggggggggggggggggggggggggggggggggggggggggggggggggggggggggggggggggggggggggggggggggggggggggggggggggggggggggggggggggggggggggggggggggggggcccactCCCAGGGAGGTTCtggtcagagctgctgggccCAGGAGAGCTCCAAGGGTCTCCTTTTGGACCGCTGTTTACAGGGCCCCAAGAGATGGGCTTCAGTCACAGCCATGTTTCATCCTGGCCACACTTTGGGCTGGCAGCTTTCTGTGAAAGTGTGAGAGCAGGGATGTTGTGGCATTCAGGgaagtgaaataatttccaaGGCTGTCCATGAAACCCAGGAGGTTCTTGGAGAGCAGcagttcctgggagcagagggtgtttgtgaagagctgcagagcagctgagcccaggggtTGCTCCTCAAGGCTGAAGCCTCACGATCATGTATCGACCCCAGTGTGTCCTGGATAGTGGGTGAGGGATGCACCAGTACAGggagggtgacactggggataTTTATTCATTAGGTGGCCCAAGGAATCTCTCAGCCACTGTCCTGGGGTCCTCCAGCAGTGCAGTGGAAGGGATCAACAGGCTCACACCGCTGTGTCTGTGGTGGCAGCACCACTGCAGGCAGGGTTTTCTTTTGGCTCCTCAAACACCCTGTGGAGAGCTACCCTTAGGGACTTCATGGAGcagtggctcctgcagctctccatggAGTAatctctcctccagctccccaccCAGAAGTCTCCAGCAGTGCAGTGGAAGGGATCAACAGGCTCACACCGCTGTGTCTGTGGTGGCAGCATCACTGTAGGCAGGGTTTTCTTTTGGCTCCTCAAACACCCTGTGGAGAGCTATCCTTAGGGACTTCATGGAGcagtggctcctgcagctctccatggAGTAatctctcctccagctccccaccCAGAAGTAGATGAAGGGTTTGATGCTGCTGTTGATGCAGGCGAGTAGGAAAACCACCTGGGTGGACACAACTGTGTAAccaaactgctgcaggaaaTACCAGAGACTGAGGGGCAGACTGGAGAGTGCAACGAGGAAGATAACGATGTCGAGCCGCttgtgttgctgctgctgggagccaggcatGAAATGAATGAAGAGGATTGTGCTGGAAATGACCATGGGTGCAGCAAATAGGAAGAGGTTGAGGACGTACATGGAGAGGAGAGGCACTCGGCAGTGCTCCTGCTGGTGTGACTGGCACAGGGAAGTCACGGTGGGATTGAAAACTATGACAACAAAGAAGAAGGCCCAGAACAGGACGGTCATGGTGGGAATGACAACGATGACAACAAAGAAGAAGGCCCAGAACAGGACACTCATCAACACCCACAACAGGCGGTCAGGAAGTTGGCAaccacagaaaaacaggcagAGGATGGACCTGCACCTGTCGATACTGATGAACATCAGCCGGTACAGCCCCATGTTGTAGGAGAAGAGCGACAGGTGGAAAAGCAAGCTCAAATACATCTGGGGCATTATAGCAGAGCAGGACACTTCctccagcaggaagagcagggaggagggcaCTGTGAAGACGAGGAAGAGGAAGTCAGTGAAAGCCTGGTTGAAGATGAAGTCGGTGATGCCATGAAAGAGCgacagctggaaaagcaagCTCAAATACATCTGGGGCATTATAGCAGAGCAGGACACTTCctccagcaggaagagcagggaggagggcaCTGTGAAGACGAGGAAGAGGAAGTCAGTGAAAGCCTGGTTGAAGATGAAGTCGGTGATGCCATGAATGTGGAGGAGCCAGAGgacagccccattcccagcNNNNNNNNNNNNNNNNNNNNNNNNNNNNNNNNNNNNNNNNNNNNNNNNNNNNNNNNNNNNNNNNNNNNNNNNNNNNNNNNNNNNNNNNNNNNNNNNNNNNNNNNNNNNNNNNNNNNNNNNNNNNNNNNNNNNNNNNNNNNNNNNNNNNNNNNNNNNNNNNNNNNNNNNNNNNNNNNNNNNNNNNNNNNNNNNNNNNNNNNNNNNNNNNNNNNNNNNNNNNNNNNNNNNNNNNNNNNNNNNNNNNNNNNNNN
Protein-coding regions in this window:
- the LOC107604387 gene encoding mas-related G-protein coupled receptor member A8-like, which codes for MEVNTVSPLFTSLTDGGNGAVLWLLHIHGITDFFIFNQAFTDFLFLVFTVPSSLLFLLEEVSCSAIMPQMYLSLLFHLSLFSYNMGLYRLMFISIDRCRSILCLFFCGCQLPDRLLWVLMSVLFWAFFFVVIVVIPTMTVLFWAFFFVVIVFNPTVTSLCQSHQQEHCRVPLLSMYVLNLFLFAAPMVISSTILFIHFMPGSQQQQHKRLDIVIFLVALSSLPLSLWYFLQQFGYTVVSTQVVFLLACINSSIKPFIYFWVGSWRRDYSMESCRSHCSMKDYSMESCRSHCSMKSLRVALHRVFEEPKENPACSGAATTDTAV